From Ruminococcus sp. HUN007, a single genomic window includes:
- a CDS encoding M14 family zinc carboxypeptidase encodes MRKTSAFLAAFLFTASFTGSVWSVSAEETAAETEKPVAAQTQNSESKPEETSAAENTPEKTEPESTDSGENNQSETSAAETKPEENSQPETSESTPGTEQNTGEPVKEEPKEEHAALKTFVKGVTENDEQANELMNRLLAREVTAADVVRDFFSKRNYDDSEEGRKQFIADLCKYVYMNENEFEREYPAKTAFFDFGMSRDYFLMRFVLSDIFNNFCNDEGISRGNIPINENRDKNPQVTGYVQKIYNKVLGRRADTDGLNTWTGEINSGNKTAADVLAGILSSDEFRKKNTSNEDYAAILFRMCRDREADAEELKTFVESTLAKGHTREAVLRKFVRSDEFTKYCEDRKINRGDINVGGWSTNYDGFKIYVNPDTGLMERGYTTVNGIPCYFDYDGTLRTDWSDLADVIPASAQIYSYSAMEKDITKLAQQYPSLVHIRSIGRTFDGRQIYDFIIGEENAENQLVLATGMDAGEAETTRAVLAGAEKFLKNYRTGKSEDKSYEELLDGACVHIIPMRNPDGISIAQFGLDGIRSSSQKHRIRTMSLLDIKNSGLNTSLGDYLKNWKANGRGVDLILNAGAGTASKKSPCASGYPGEGKNTETELKAYDEFIKLLKQESAVFCDFSGNLKKGAEELPVYLSVLKYGSATAETAKANPSETEKAVEGSSAQTGTEKSAEQTSAEQTAPEKTPERSAFAEHLYKTVLGRDPDEDGWKYWTESLDSGVVTPFQTANIFLESRELQKRGLSDEDYIKVLFRVFCDREPSGDEMNHYRDLLSGGYSRSYAAARVTELGEYYKAFAKYGVTETESGKEGWNDSDKGRYYVQNGVRIRNDLRNLDGFTFVFDKNGYLTEGNFPIGQTTYFVKDGYIMPRNGINWRKEVLAGNLRSYSGRAQKMDIPVDYQFLYNRTICTFGGVDKHVRESGCGATSASMVMRYLTGKDDEKSDPEYLFEWAYKNGEYFGYGLAESTLSKFLESAGIKSYWIDPDAGKVTRALRAGHPVISLVREGYFTSSGHYIVLTGITRDGYVTVNDPNNSSMGRMEYRLDTVLKQAKDFMICGVSEEEDKQPEDQPKQEEPKQEEPKQEEPKQEEPKQEDPPKQTGWSKDQDGNKIYLDNDGKPVTGYTVINNINCYFDEKGVLRTDWSDLGSFVDTSSAMYTYEDMVSDINSLKSQYPSLADTKSLGTTADGRDIMELVIGKGSKQIIVHGGCHAREYMGSMLVMNQAENFLRHYWDGSYSGRSYKDLLNDYQIHIIPMLNPDGITISQKGLDGIRSAELRAGIQEIYRKDLSAGITGQSLESYLRSWKANAKGVDINRNFPVPEWADQGEIQRPSSAKYAGPSAGSETETRVVTDLVNSLPGCRAVISYHSSGSMIYWQYHQSGDFLDRCRSTAGVLHNLTGYTLLYGQNSGGGCSNWVADVKHIFACTIEIGTGDSPLNIGQYPGIWNSNKDVIPYILSAY; translated from the coding sequence ATGAGGAAAACATCAGCTTTTCTGGCAGCTTTTCTGTTTACTGCTTCATTTACGGGCAGTGTGTGGAGCGTATCGGCAGAAGAAACTGCAGCTGAAACGGAAAAACCTGTGGCTGCGCAGACACAGAACAGTGAAAGCAAACCGGAGGAGACTTCTGCAGCAGAAAACACGCCGGAAAAAACTGAGCCGGAATCAACAGATTCCGGGGAAAACAATCAGAGTGAAACTTCCGCAGCGGAAACAAAGCCAGAGGAAAACAGCCAGCCGGAGACTTCAGAAAGTACTCCTGGAACTGAACAGAATACCGGAGAACCTGTGAAAGAGGAACCGAAGGAAGAACATGCGGCTCTTAAGACATTCGTAAAGGGTGTTACCGAAAACGACGAACAGGCAAATGAACTTATGAACAGGCTCCTTGCCCGTGAAGTGACTGCTGCTGATGTGGTAAGGGACTTCTTTTCAAAGAGGAACTATGACGACAGCGAGGAAGGCAGAAAGCAGTTCATTGCCGACCTGTGCAAATATGTCTACATGAATGAGAACGAGTTCGAAAGGGAATATCCGGCCAAGACGGCATTCTTTGATTTCGGAATGAGCAGGGATTACTTCCTTATGCGATTTGTTCTTTCAGATATTTTCAATAATTTCTGTAACGACGAGGGCATCAGCCGCGGTAATATACCGATAAATGAAAACAGGGATAAGAACCCTCAGGTCACAGGCTATGTCCAGAAGATATATAACAAAGTACTCGGAAGAAGAGCTGATACAGACGGACTCAACACCTGGACAGGCGAGATAAATTCCGGAAACAAAACTGCAGCCGATGTGCTTGCCGGCATACTGAGCAGCGACGAGTTCAGAAAAAAGAACACTTCGAACGAAGACTATGCAGCCATCCTTTTCCGCATGTGCCGTGACAGAGAGGCTGATGCGGAGGAGCTTAAGACCTTTGTGGAAAGTACTCTTGCCAAGGGACACACAAGAGAGGCTGTTTTAAGAAAGTTTGTCCGTTCCGATGAATTCACAAAGTACTGTGAAGACCGCAAAATAAACCGCGGTGACATAAACGTAGGCGGATGGTCCACAAACTACGACGGATTCAAGATATACGTAAATCCGGATACCGGACTTATGGAACGCGGATACACCACAGTAAACGGCATTCCGTGCTACTTCGATTATGACGGTACTCTCCGTACTGACTGGAGCGATCTCGCTGATGTTATTCCTGCAAGTGCTCAGATCTATTCATACTCCGCAATGGAAAAGGATATCACAAAGCTTGCACAGCAGTATCCTTCACTGGTTCACATCAGATCAATAGGCCGCACCTTCGACGGCAGACAGATCTATGATTTTATCATCGGCGAAGAGAATGCTGAAAATCAGCTTGTTCTTGCGACAGGAATGGATGCGGGCGAAGCCGAAACAACAAGAGCCGTTCTTGCCGGCGCTGAAAAATTCCTTAAGAATTACCGCACAGGAAAATCAGAAGACAAGTCATATGAAGAGCTTCTTGACGGTGCCTGTGTTCACATTATACCGATGCGCAATCCTGACGGCATTTCCATTGCCCAGTTCGGACTTGACGGAATCAGAAGTTCATCACAGAAGCACCGTATAAGGACGATGAGTCTTCTGGACATCAAAAACAGCGGTTTGAATACTTCACTTGGTGACTACCTGAAAAACTGGAAGGCGAACGGCCGCGGTGTTGATCTTATACTCAATGCCGGAGCCGGTACTGCATCAAAAAAATCACCGTGTGCATCAGGATATCCGGGAGAAGGAAAGAATACTGAGACCGAACTGAAAGCTTACGATGAATTTATAAAGTTGCTGAAACAGGAGAGCGCCGTTTTCTGTGATTTCAGCGGAAATCTGAAAAAAGGCGCAGAAGAGCTTCCGGTCTACCTTAGTGTTTTAAAGTACGGCAGTGCAACGGCAGAAACCGCGAAAGCAAATCCTTCTGAGACAGAAAAGGCTGTCGAAGGATCATCTGCTCAGACAGGAACGGAAAAGTCAGCAGAACAGACTTCAGCAGAACAGACTGCTCCCGAAAAAACTCCGGAAAGATCAGCTTTTGCCGAACATCTCTATAAAACTGTCCTCGGCAGAGATCCTGACGAAGACGGATGGAAATACTGGACTGAAAGCCTTGATTCCGGTGTTGTGACTCCTTTTCAGACCGCGAACATTTTCCTTGAAAGCCGTGAACTTCAGAAACGCGGCCTGTCAGATGAAGACTATATAAAGGTTCTTTTCCGCGTATTTTGTGACAGGGAACCGTCCGGTGACGAAATGAACCATTACAGGGATCTTCTGAGCGGCGGCTATTCAAGAAGCTACGCTGCAGCACGTGTTACTGAGCTCGGCGAATACTACAAGGCTTTTGCCAAATACGGAGTTACGGAGACCGAATCCGGAAAAGAAGGCTGGAACGACAGCGACAAGGGCAGATATTACGTTCAGAACGGCGTAAGGATCAGAAATGATCTGCGCAACCTTGACGGATTCACATTCGTTTTTGATAAAAACGGCTATCTTACAGAGGGTAATTTCCCGATAGGCCAGACTACTTACTTTGTCAAGGACGGCTACATCATGCCGCGCAACGGTATCAACTGGAGAAAGGAAGTGCTGGCCGGAAACCTGAGAAGCTATTCGGGAAGAGCACAGAAGATGGATATTCCTGTTGATTATCAGTTCCTTTACAACAGAACTATCTGCACATTCGGCGGCGTTGACAAACACGTAAGGGAGTCAGGCTGCGGTGCGACAAGTGCGTCAATGGTAATGAGATATCTTACTGGAAAAGATGACGAGAAGTCTGATCCTGAATATCTCTTCGAATGGGCGTACAAAAACGGCGAATACTTCGGATACGGACTTGCTGAAAGCACACTTTCAAAGTTTCTCGAATCCGCAGGAATAAAGAGCTACTGGATCGATCCCGATGCAGGCAAGGTAACAAGGGCGCTCAGAGCAGGTCATCCGGTGATCTCACTTGTACGTGAGGGTTATTTCACATCCAGCGGCCACTACATTGTTCTTACCGGTATCACACGTGACGGCTATGTAACTGTAAACGATCCGAACAATTCATCAATGGGAAGAATGGAATACAGACTCGACACCGTTTTAAAGCAGGCAAAGGATTTCATGATCTGCGGCGTGAGTGAGGAAGAGGACAAACAGCCTGAAGACCAGCCTAAGCAGGAGGAACCAAAGCAGGAGGAACCAAAGCAGGAAGAACCAAAGCAGGAAGAACCGAAGCAGGAAGATCCGCCGAAACAGACCGGCTGGTCAAAGGACCAGGACGGAAACAAGATCTATCTTGACAATGACGGCAAGCCTGTTACCGGCTATACAGTGATAAACAACATTAACTGCTACTTCGATGAAAAGGGCGTGCTCCGCACAGACTGGAGCGATCTCGGCAGCTTTGTTGACACCTCATCTGCAATGTACACCTATGAAGACATGGTGTCCGATATAAACAGCCTCAAATCGCAGTACCCGTCACTTGCAGATACGAAAAGCCTCGGCACCACAGCCGACGGCAGAGACATCATGGAGCTTGTCATAGGCAAAGGCAGCAAACAGATCATCGTTCACGGCGGATGCCATGCAAGAGAATATATGGGCAGCATGCTCGTTATGAACCAGGCAGAAAACTTCCTCAGGCATTACTGGGACGGAAGCTACTCCGGACGTTCATATAAGGATCTTCTTAACGATTATCAGATACACATCATACCTATGCTCAATCCTGACGGTATCACCATAAGCCAGAAGGGGCTTGACGGCATCCGTTCAGCTGAACTGAGAGCAGGTATTCAGGAAATATACAGGAAAGACCTTTCTGCAGGCATAACAGGACAGAGCCTTGAATCCTATCTCCGCTCATGGAAGGCAAACGCAAAGGGCGTCGATATAAACCGTAACTTCCCTGTGCCTGAGTGGGCAGACCAGGGCGAGATTCAGAGACCAAGTTCAGCCAAGTATGCCGGTCCGTCAGCAGGATCGGAAACGGAAACACGTGTTGTTACCGATCTTGTAAATTCACTCCCGGGATGCAGGGCTGTTATAAGCTATCATTCGTCCGGCTCAATGATCTACTGGCAGTATCATCAGTCAGGAGACTTCCTTGACAGATGCCGTTCAACAGCCGGTGTGCTTCATAACCTGACAGGCTACACTCTGCTTTACGGCCAGAACAGCGGCGGCGGATGCAGCAACTGGGTGGCTGACGTAAAACACATATTTGCCTGCACGATTGAAATAGGAACCGGGGATTCACCTCTTAATATCGGACAGTATCCGGGTATATGGAACTCAAACAAGGATGTAATACCATACATTCTTTCAGCATATTAA
- a CDS encoding glycosyltransferase family 1 protein, which produces MKKIYIDVTNIPELEHYTGISRVLSEIILRLVKDNAGIVTLSYSPVRHAYTVLDTGVLAGRMNGTDPEGDCYTDRLLTPDEFEQDSVFLEINSSWHTLPNRSFLLPKLKNRGIRIITFIYDIIPVRSPQYMAQHTLMKFMEYLTAHMTYADDIVVNTEAVRSDLLSLFDELGMKRKPVHVIGLGADFTSGAKDSHGEQADEDILRKLEGRRFLLTVSTIEPRKNHKVIVEAYEKKIASLDTDIVFVGRIGWEMEDLLERMKSNPNFDRGIYVFSGINDATLSRLYSMAYMVIFPSYAEGYGLSTIESMINGVPAVCSDLPVMREVGGRFCDYFPADDADRLAEIVESYVSSDEKYAQKKNMLVTEYVPPCWDKTVEDLKSLIETEKVSESEFVHRNIRQIVFLSARPAPILATLPYIEEFMPFLTELVVFCPDKMALYMKKNYKGRLNLTLVTDDELLAGAALPADHATRNFFLRCLAMRLDILDDEFIMSDDDYRPLGPVDETCFFSEGKYNGYYFSDLSTWRYRLAMLFSFDYAMFRTLEFLKSNGFPTLQYSSHQPQVINRRWYLEMLDEFPDIKTLGYDEWSTYFNYCAVRHSDHYRPKPYITLSWPNIGGENHGVRQSGYVFENFYKENYYKNGLFRKYADRFTCREYVIAENNEKKELAASLLEKFEGAAKLRAQFAVDYEEEEHMLPYFALYLHGDRNTPPVLGCPERYRIAAGRLTKLEIGISRDLCCAANIMQYEFRTELLNEDDEVILSASRTIMPRMEYSYLSFVLGSKKDGSLRMKITARNTLSGVSTTKTIPVEII; this is translated from the coding sequence ATGAAAAAAATCTACATCGATGTTACCAATATACCTGAACTCGAACACTACACAGGAATTTCAAGAGTCCTCAGCGAGATCATCCTGAGACTTGTAAAGGATAATGCCGGTATTGTGACTCTTTCCTATTCTCCTGTCCGGCATGCCTATACCGTGCTTGATACAGGTGTTCTTGCAGGCAGGATGAACGGAACTGATCCGGAAGGCGACTGCTATACTGACAGGCTCCTCACACCTGATGAATTCGAGCAGGATTCAGTATTCCTCGAGATAAACAGCAGCTGGCACACTCTTCCCAACAGGAGCTTTCTGCTTCCGAAACTAAAGAACAGGGGAATAAGGATAATCACATTTATCTACGATATCATTCCTGTAAGAAGTCCGCAGTACATGGCTCAGCATACGCTTATGAAATTCATGGAGTATCTTACCGCTCATATGACCTATGCTGACGATATAGTCGTGAATACTGAAGCTGTGCGCTCCGACCTTCTTTCCCTTTTCGACGAGCTCGGAATGAAAAGAAAGCCGGTACACGTAATAGGACTTGGTGCCGACTTCACTTCCGGCGCGAAGGACAGCCACGGTGAGCAGGCTGACGAGGATATACTCCGAAAGCTTGAGGGCCGCAGGTTCCTGCTTACGGTGAGTACGATCGAACCGCGCAAGAATCATAAAGTGATCGTGGAAGCGTACGAAAAGAAAATCGCATCGCTTGATACCGACATCGTGTTCGTGGGACGTATCGGCTGGGAAATGGAGGATCTTCTTGAAAGAATGAAGAGTAATCCGAATTTTGACAGGGGTATCTACGTCTTTTCCGGTATAAACGATGCGACACTTTCAAGGCTTTACAGCATGGCATACATGGTGATCTTCCCGTCCTATGCTGAAGGATACGGCCTTTCGACAATTGAATCGATGATAAACGGTGTTCCGGCCGTCTGTTCCGACCTGCCCGTAATGCGTGAGGTCGGCGGCAGATTCTGCGATTATTTCCCGGCCGATGACGCTGACAGACTCGCAGAAATAGTGGAAAGCTACGTAAGTTCGGATGAAAAGTACGCTCAGAAAAAGAATATGCTGGTCACGGAATACGTTCCGCCGTGCTGGGACAAGACCGTTGAGGATCTTAAATCACTCATTGAAACCGAAAAGGTGAGTGAAAGTGAGTTCGTACACCGTAATATCAGACAGATCGTTTTCCTTTCGGCGCGTCCGGCTCCTATTCTCGCCACGCTTCCGTACATTGAGGAATTTATGCCGTTTCTGACCGAGCTTGTGGTATTCTGCCCGGATAAAATGGCTTTGTATATGAAGAAAAACTATAAGGGCAGGCTTAATCTTACGCTCGTTACTGATGATGAGCTGCTTGCCGGAGCGGCGCTGCCGGCCGATCATGCTACCCGCAATTTCTTTCTCCGCTGTCTGGCCATGCGCCTCGATATACTTGATGATGAGTTCATCATGTCGGACGATGACTACCGTCCTCTCGGACCGGTGGATGAAACATGCTTTTTCAGTGAAGGGAAGTACAACGGGTATTATTTCTCCGACCTGAGTACATGGCGTTACCGCCTTGCAATGCTCTTTTCTTTCGACTATGCAATGTTCAGAACTCTGGAGTTTCTTAAGAGCAACGGTTTTCCGACACTTCAGTATTCATCGCATCAGCCTCAGGTCATAAACAGAAGATGGTATCTTGAAATGCTTGACGAATTTCCTGATATCAAAACACTTGGCTATGATGAATGGAGCACGTACTTCAACTACTGCGCAGTGAGACATTCTGATCACTATCGTCCGAAGCCGTATATCACACTTTCATGGCCGAATATAGGCGGCGAGAATCACGGCGTTCGTCAGTCGGGTTATGTTTTCGAGAATTTCTATAAGGAAAACTACTATAAAAACGGACTTTTCCGAAAGTACGCCGACCGTTTCACATGCCGTGAGTACGTTATAGCTGAAAACAACGAAAAGAAGGAACTGGCCGCTTCGCTTCTGGAGAAATTTGAAGGTGCCGCAAAGCTGCGTGCACAGTTTGCAGTCGATTACGAGGAAGAAGAACATATGCTGCCGTATTTTGCACTGTATCTTCACGGCGACCGCAATACTCCGCCGGTGCTCGGCTGTCCGGAACGCTACCGCATTGCCGCCGGCAGACTTACAAAGCTTGAAATAGGCATTTCACGTGACCTCTGCTGTGCCGCAAACATCATGCAGTACGAATTCAGAACAGAACTTCTGAATGAAGACGACGAAGTGATCCTGTCAGCATCAAGAACAATAATGCCGCGCATGGAATACAGCTACCTGAGCTTCGTTCTCGGCAGCAAAAAAGACGGCTCCTTAAGAATGAAAATAACCGCCCGCAACACCCTGAGCGGAGTTTCAACAACCAAAACCATTCCTGTTGAAATCATATAA
- a CDS encoding glycosyltransferase family 4 protein — protein MKIYQLVASLNFGDAIGNDVIAKKHVIEDMGIETEIYAAHVAPKITEPGAYVIDKMPKVNEDDIVIYHMGNGSPMNHMVTELNCRRIMFYHNITPYEFFGIDNVNSVENCRRGIEDMHTHMKGKFDAYICASQFSKDDMVKMGYKEDLIDVIPIIVPFEDYSQTPDEAMMRKLSDGVTNILFVGRIAPNKKHEDIIRAFAYYKKNVNENSRLILVGSHDPNGMYYNDIVSYVEKLGVEDVVFPGHISFAEILAIYSKADVFLCMSEHEGFCVPLVEAMTFGVPVIAYDACAVPETLGGSGVVVDDKDPVFLSKVINEVVNNQEMRKTIIEAQKKRLEDFRYDKLKDEFQRFLKDFMAKYPPLNNDDSKKKL, from the coding sequence ATGAAGATTTACCAGTTAGTAGCATCACTTAATTTCGGCGATGCAATAGGAAATGACGTTATAGCAAAGAAGCATGTCATTGAGGACATGGGAATAGAAACTGAGATCTATGCCGCTCACGTAGCTCCTAAGATAACTGAGCCGGGCGCGTATGTCATCGACAAAATGCCGAAGGTGAACGAGGACGATATCGTGATCTATCACATGGGCAACGGTTCACCGATGAATCATATGGTAACGGAGCTCAACTGCCGCCGTATCATGTTCTACCACAACATAACTCCTTACGAGTTTTTTGGTATCGACAACGTAAACTCAGTTGAAAACTGCCGCAGAGGCATTGAGGATATGCACACTCACATGAAGGGAAAGTTCGATGCATATATCTGTGCTTCGCAGTTCAGCAAGGATGACATGGTGAAAATGGGCTATAAGGAAGATCTTATCGATGTTATTCCGATAATCGTTCCGTTTGAGGACTACAGCCAGACACCGGACGAGGCAATGATGAGAAAGCTTTCTGACGGGGTGACAAACATCCTTTTCGTGGGAAGAATAGCTCCGAACAAGAAGCATGAAGATATCATCCGTGCATTTGCTTACTACAAGAAGAACGTAAATGAGAATTCGAGACTCATTCTTGTCGGCAGCCACGATCCGAACGGCATGTACTACAATGACATCGTTTCATACGTGGAAAAGCTGGGCGTTGAGGATGTTGTTTTTCCGGGCCACATCAGCTTTGCCGAGATACTTGCCATCTACAGCAAGGCCGATGTATTTCTCTGCATGAGCGAACACGAGGGATTCTGTGTTCCGCTTGTCGAAGCCATGACATTCGGCGTGCCGGTCATCGCATACGATGCGTGTGCCGTTCCTGAAACACTTGGCGGATCGGGTGTTGTCGTTGACGACAAGGATCCGGTATTCCTTTCAAAGGTCATTAACGAAGTTGTTAATAATCAGGAAATGAGAAAGACGATCATCGAAGCGCAGAAAAAGCGTCTTGAAGATTTCCGGTACGATAAACTGAAGGATGAATTCCAGAGATTCTTAAAGGATTTTATGGCGAAATATCCTCCGCTCAATAACGATGACAGTAAAAAAAAACTATGA